Below is a genomic region from Phalacrocorax aristotelis unplaced genomic scaffold, bGulAri2.1 scaffold_333, whole genome shotgun sequence.
gttcatgggggtgcagggagggtTGGGGGGGTTGAGGGTGCATGGGGGGCTGCATGGGGTGTAtggggggtgcaggatgggggtttgggggggttggggggtttgggggggtgcAAGAGGAGGGGCTCGGGGGGCTTGGGGAGGTTGTGGGATTcagggggttgggggggttcGCGGTGGGTGCGGGGGggaggtgcgggggggggggttaAGGGGGGGGGTTTCTGGGGGTGCTgcggccgcccggccccgctcggCTCCCCCTGACCTGCCGCCCGCCGCTGACATTGACACCGCGCATGCGCGGCGCAGGCCACGCCCCCGAGACCGCCCCCTCCGCGCGCCTGCGCCGCGGGGCGGGCACGGGAGGGGGCGTGGCAACACGCGGGGGGGCGCGGCCTCGGGGAGAGGAGGGCGTGGCCACGGGGACGGGGGCGTGGCCGAGGGCGCGGCCAATCAGGCGGCGGCGCGGTGGAGGAGCGCGCATGCGCGCTGGGCCCCGccctgaggagaaaggaaaaggcgGGAACGCGGCGCTGAGGGGAGTGAGGGCGAGTGGGCGGTTCCAcggttttttggggggttttgaaGGCTTTTTGGGGCTTCTGGCCCAGCTCCCGCCACCCAGAGACCCCCCAGGTCCTGCCATGAGGCTCCGTAATGGTGGGTGATGCCTCAGCCCTGGGTCCCACCATGGCGGGTCCTCGCCCTTCCCCTCACCCTGGGCCTTGTCATGGCGGGTCCTCGCCCTTCCCCTCACCCTGGGTCCTGTCACGGCGGGTCCTCgcccttcccctcaccccctgGGCCCCGCCGTGGTGGGTCCTCgcccttcccctcacccctggGGTCCTGCCATGGCGGGTCCTCgcccttcccctcacccccgGGGTCCCGCCATGGCGGGtcccatcacctttccaggccCTGCTTGGCGTAGCCGGCTCTTTGGGTGCGAGGGCAGTCGCCACCGGTACGGTGAGTCACACGCCAGCCCCACATGTCTGTCACCCCTTCCCCAACTCAGGGTGTAGGGGGTCTACCCtcctccctgcacccccaaatcctcccCCTCAGAGCCTGGTGGCTTCACAATCTCCTGCCCCCCAGCCTTGGAACAGAGAAAAAGGCCTTTTCTGGCCCAAAATGGGGCCTGTGGCGGGGTTGAGGGGGGGTCTCCTGACCCAGAACCCCAGCCCCACCTTCTGCCCCATAACCCCATCTCCTGGGTGTCTCCTGCCCCAGAGCTGCCCCCAGCCACACCTCCTGTCCCATAATCCCCCTCCACCAGGGGTCTCCTGCCCCACAGgtgccccacagccccacctTCTGCCCCATAACCCCCCTCCACCAGGGgtctcctgccccacagctgcccccagccccacctcctgccccataACCCCTGTCCACTGGGGatctcctgccccacagctgccccacagccccatcTCCTGCCCCCTAAACCCTTTCCTGGGGGtctcctgccccccagccccacctcctgccccataACCGCTGTCCACCGGGGATCTCCTGCCCCACAGgtgccccacagccccacctcctgccccataACCCCCCTCCACCAGGGgtctcctgccccacagctgcccccagccccacctcctgccccataACCCCCCTCCACCAGGGgtctcctgccccacagctgcccccagccccacctcctgccccataACCCCCCTCCACCAGGGgtctcctgccccacagctgccccccagccccacctcctgccccataACCCCTGTCCACTGGGGatctcctgccccacagctgccccacagtcccacctcctgcccccTAAACCCTTTCCCGGGGGtctcctgccccccagccccacctcctgccccataACCCTCCTCCACCGGGGTTCTCCTGCCCCACAGgtgccccacagccccacctcctgccccataACCCCCCTCCACCAGGGgtctcctgccccacagctgcccccagccccacctcctgccccataACCCCTGTCCACTGGGGatctcctgccccacagctgccccacagccccacctcctgcccccTAAACCCTTTCCTGGGGGtctcctgccccccagccccacctcctgccccataACCCCCCTCCACCAGGGgtctcctgccccacagctgccccccagcaccacctcctgccccatAACCCCTGTCCACTGGAGatctcctgccccacagctgccccacagccccacctcctgcccccTAAACCCTTTCCCGGGGGtctcctgccccccagccccacctcctgccccataACCGCTGTCCACCGGGGGTCTCCtgccccccagctgccccccagcaccacctcctgccccatAACCCCCCCCTCCTGGAGTTCTCCTGCCCCGCAGCAGCCCCAAACCTGGCCGGGGGGAGGGGATGTGGGGGGAGTGATGGCCCCGCCCCAATTTGCCCCGCCCAATCGGGGGCGGGGCTAAGCGGGGACCCAGGAGTCCGGGCTGCCCTGTTGGGGGGGGTGTTTGGGGGGGCTCTGGGTTAACTggggagggggttgggggggctCTGGGTAATCGGGGCCGCGGGGTAGGTGGTGGTTgcggtggggggctggggggtgttggggggctgggggggggtcccgggggttTCCCCGGTGTCTGTCGGGCTGTAGCGACCGGCTCTGAATCTTAATGACCCGCCGTTGGGGGTGGGGCGTGTCTGTCTGCCTGTCCCTCCGTCTgtccgcccgcccgccccgggtgTTGTCCGCCACCGGACCGGTACCGGCGGAGGGGGCGTGGTCGGTACCGGCGGAGGGGGCGTGGCCGGTACcgggggcggggctggggccggtGTCCGAGTgaccggcggcggcggcggcgggatgCGGTGGGGAGCGTGAGAGGTGAGCGCCGGGCGGGACCCCCCGACACCCCCCCCGACACCCCGACACCCCCCGACGACACCCCAACACCCCCCGAGGACACCCTGAGACTCCCACAACACCCCCCGAGGACACCCCGACACCCCCCTGACACCCCAATGACACCCTGACATCCCTTGACAACAGCCCAACAGATCCCCAAACCCCCCAACACCCCGGCACCCCTTGACACCCCAACACAACACCCCAACCCACCCCTAACACCCCCCCCCGACAGCCCGCTGTCACCCCCCACCCTATCCTTGACACCTCCCCAACACCCTGATGCCCCCCAACACAACACCCCAACATCCTCTGACAGCCCAACACCCTGACACACCCCAgtgcaccccaaaaccccctgACACGACACCCTGACACCCCCCAACACCCTCCTGAGTCCTCAAAACAGCACCCTGACACCCCTCAATGCCCCCCCGACACCCCAATGCAACAtcccccccaacaccccctgACAACCTGTAGCACCCCCAAACAACCCCTTGACACCCCCAACACCCCCCGACACCCCCCCCATCACACCCCGACACCCCCCACGCGTCTACACCCCTGGGGGGTGCAGGACCCGCCTGGGGACAGGCGAACACGGGCGGGGACAGGCGGACACGGGCAGGACAGGCGGACACAGGCAGCCGCACAGCCGCACGCTCCGGCCCCATTAGTATTCCGCAAGCGGCGGcgggtgctgcagggtgggggggggcggcggggccggactgggggggactgggagggactgggggggtgCTGGGATCCGGTTGGGGGTGCTGGGATGGgactggggggggctgggagggggtttggggggactgggggtgctgggagggaggaCTGGGACCCAGCTGGTGGGGGGCGGACAAGGgactgggaggtgctgggatgggactgggagggactggagGTGCTGGGATCCAGTTGGGGGTATTGGGAGGTactggggggctgggagggggtttgggggggacTGGGCTGggactgggagcactggggggaGTAGGGGGGGGACTGGGACCTGGCTTGGGGGGgactgggaggtgctgggatgggactgggagggactgggggtgCTGGGATCCAGTTGGGGGTATTGGGAGGTACTGGGGGGCCTGGGAGGGCATTTGGGGGGGCTGGGATGGgactgggggtgctggggggaatGACTGGGACCcggctgggaggggactgggatgtgctggggtgGGACTGGGGGGGCTGGGATCCAGTTGGgggtactgggatgttctgggggactgggaggggatttgggggggggctgggggtgggacTGGGACCTCactgggggggactgggaggggtgGGATCCAGTTGGGGATGCTGGGAGGGGATTTAGGGGGGTCTGGGGTGGGACTGGCAGGTGCTGGGATGGGactggggggactgggagggcactgCGGGGGGGGACTGGGATCCAGTTGGGGGTGATGGGACCTGACTGGGGGGGGACTGGGAGCTGATGGGGGGTGCTGGAGGGGGACTGGGACCTAACTGGGTAAACTGGGAGCAGACTGGGCGGTGGGGGGTGCTGGGACAGGACCCAGCTGGGAGCTCTGGGACCTCAGCCGTGATTTGGGGGGCTCCGAAGGGGGTCCCGGGGTGTTGTTTTGGGGGGCTCCGGACCCTTTTGGGGGGGGCCCAGGTGTGTTACCGCCCCCTCCtcaccttccctccctccccccaccaggTGCAGCCGCCTCCGCCTCGGCCCCCCCAAATCCTGCACCCCCGaacccctccagcccccccaaaTCCTGCACCCCCCCAAATCCTGCACCTCCCGAACCCCTCCAGCCCCTgaaccccccccagccctcccccaattcccccccccccagtcctGCCTGTTTCTGCCTGTTCATTCCCggcccccccatcccccccccaaatccttGTCCCTCCCCCCTCTCCGGCCTGTCcccgtgtgtgtcccccccccgtGTGCgtgtcccccgtgtccccccaacaccccccccgtgtcccccccccggCCGAGATGAGGCAGAGCCCCCTGCAGCGGAGCTCGGGCCAGGTAggacacggggggggggggcactggggaggtctgggggacactgggaggggtctgggggggtctgggggacactggggggggCACAGCCAGTGTCACGGGGtctggggggcactgggaggggcaCAGCCGGTGTCATGGGGtctggggggcactgggggggggacacggggggctggggggcagctgttGGGCACTTGGGGGGCAGTGACACAGGTTTGTGTTTCCCCCCCCCTTATGGGGACGGTGACAGCGGCTTGTCACCTGCCATGACGGTTTTGTCACCCCACCGTCACGGGGACAGTGACACGGGGGGATTGGGGTGTCATCACCCCCCCCATCATGGGGATGGTGACAGTGGCTTGTCCCCGCCGTTACGGGGACGGTGACACGTGATTGTCACCTGGCTCTTTTGGGGACAGTGACACGTGATTGTCCCCCGCCGTTACGGGGACGGTGACACCAGATTGTCCCCCGCCATCATGGGGATGGTGACACGGCTTTGTCACCCCCACCATCACAGGGACGGTGACACGGCTTTGTCACCCCCACCGTGACGGTGACACGGCTTTGTCACCCACCATTATGGGGACGGTGACACGCGATTGTTCCCCCCGCTGCTGTGGGGACGGTGACACGGCGTTGTCACCCACCCTTACGGTGTGGGGATGGTGATGCCGGTTTGTCCTTGTTGTGGGGAGGGTGACGGGGGTTCGTCACCCCTCCCTCATGGAGACGGTGACGGGGGTTTGTCACCCCACTGGTGTGGGGAGGATGACGGGGTTCATCACCCCCCCTCATGGTGACGGTGATGGGGGTTTGTCACCCCACTGGTGTGGGGAGAGTGACGGGGGTTCGTCACCCCCTGTCACAGGTTTGTCCCCCCGCCGTTACGGTGACGGTGTCACCCCCGGCACAGGGAGCCCCGTGTGAcaggggcggggccgggctcAAGGtcacgggggggggggagggggggctgggCAGAGGACCCCGGCATCCgggccccttcccctcccccccagcgACTGTTGGGGTacgggggggtgtgtgggggtgtgacATTGCTGGGGGTGACCCGTGTGTACACGTCCCGCTGTGGGTGTCTGCCTGTCCGACtgtgcagccagctgcctgTCTGGCTGTCCCTGCTGGGCCCGATGGGGTGTCTGCCTCAGCCGGTGTTGGCCGCCTGTACCCCTGGGCCCCCCCCCCGTACCCCTGGGCCCCCCGCCTGTACCCCCGGGCCCCCCGCCTCTACCCCTGTGCCCCCCGCCTGTACCCCTGTGCACCGCCTGTACCCCTGGGCCCCCCCGCCTGTACCCCTGGGCCCCCCGCCTGTACCCCCGGGCCCCCCGCCTCTACCCCTGTGCCCCCCGCCTGTACCCCTGCGCACCGCCTGTACCCCTGGGCCCCCCCCGCCTGTACCCCTGGGCCCCCCGCCTGTACCCCCAGGCCCCCTGCCTGTACCCCTGGGCCCCCCGCCTCTACCCCCGGACCCCCCGCCTCTACCCCTGTGCCCCACCTGTACCCCTGTGCCCCCGGCCTGTACCCCCGGGCTCCCCACCTGTATCTCTGGCCCCGCCTGTACCCCTGCGCACCGCCTGTACCCCTGGGCCCCCCACCTGTACCCCTGGGCCCCCCACCTGTATCCCTGGCCCTGCCTGTACCCCTGGGCCCCCTGCCTGTACCCCTGGGCCCCATCTGTACCTCTGTGCCCCCCACCTGTACCCCTGTGCCCCACCTGTACCCCTGTGCCCCCCGCCTGTACCCCCGGGCTCCCCACCTGTATCATGGGCCCACTGCCTGTACCCCCGGGCCCACTGCCTGTACCCGTCccctctgcctgtccctgccaccCCCCTCCACCAgtccctcccctctgcctgttGCTCCCCGCCACCACTGCCACGACACCCGCCTGCGCCTGTTGGCTCTTCCGcctgtgccctgcctgccccctccccgcctggctctgcctgttgctctgcccgccgccgcctgtTGCTTTGTCtgcctgtgcccccccccccccgcctgcgcTTGTCACCGCCTCCGTGTCTGACTGTCACCTTGGGGGGGGTGACAGtgacacacacccccacccccacccccagtgtCCGCCTGTCCCCGTCAGCGTCCGTCCGTCTGCGTCCCCCCGGCTGCGGCGGCGCGAgatgggggggctggggggggtgaTGGCGTGTCCTGGCGTGTCCTGGCGTGTCCTCACAGCCTGATGCTGGCTCACGGGGGGATACTGGGAGGGATACTGGGGGGATACTGGGAGGGATACTGGGAGGGATACTGGGGGGATACTGGGGGGGATACTGGGCTGGAAACTGGGGGGGATACTGGGGTGGAAACTGGGGGGAtactgggggggcactgggagggataCTGGGGGGATACTGGGGAGATACTGGGGGGATACTGGGAGGGATACTGGGGGGAAACTGGGGGGATACTGGGGTGGAAACTGGGGGGATACTGGGGGGATACTGGGGGGGATACTGGAGTGGAAACTGGGGGGATACTGGGGGGATActggggaggcactggggggacactggggtggAAACTGGGGGGAAACTGGGGGGATActggggaggcactggggggaTACTGGGGGGGATACTGGGGTGGAAACTGGGGGGATACTGGGGGGATACTGGGGTGGAAACTGGGGGGATActggggaggcactgggggggaTACTGGGGGATACTGGGGGGGATACTGGGGAGGTTACTGGGGGGGAtactgggggggcactgggggggatACTGGGGGGGATActggggaggcactgggggggaTACTGGGGGGGTTACTGGGGGGATACTGGGGGGGATACTGGGGGGGATActggggaggcactggggggaTACTGGGGTGGAAACTGGGGGGATACTGGGGGGATACTGGGGTGGAAACTGGGGGGATACTGGGGGATACTGGGGGGGATACTGGGGGGATATTGGGGGTGATACTGGGGGGATACTGGGGGATActggggaggcactgggggggaTActggggaggcactggggggaTACTGGGGGATACTGGGGGGGATACTGGGGAGGTTACTGGGGGGGATACTGGGGGATActggggaggcactggggggaTACTGGGGGGGATACTGGGAGGGATACTGGGGGGATACTGGGGGGATActggggaggcactgggaggatACTGGGGGGATACTGGGGGGATACTGGGGGGATATGGGGAGGCACTGGGGGCGATActggggaggcactgggaggatACTGGGGGGATACCGGGGGGTTACGGGGAGGGATACTGGGGGCGATACTGGGGGGGTACTGGGGGGATACggggaggcactggggggaTACTGGGGGGATAcggggaggcactgggaggctcTGGTTGCCCCAGGCCAGGGCTAGGCCAGGCCAGTGGGGCAGCCCCGGGTGggtactgggagcactggggggcactggtcCCCACTGGTGCCTCGAGTCCTGCCTGACCCTCGCCTGGCACTGGGGGTTACTGGTGGCTACTGGGTGTTACTGGTGAGCACCCCTCCCACCATTCCACCCCCGCCTGACCCTCTCCCAGTGCTTGGGGGTTACTGGTGGCTACTGGGTGTTACTGGTGAGCCCCCCTCCCACCATTCCCCCCCCGCCTGACCCTCTCCCAGTGCTTGGGGGTTACTGGTGGGTACTGGGTGTTACTGGTGAGCCCCCCTCCCACCATTCCCCCCCCGCCTGACCCTCTCCCGGTGCTTGGGGGTTACTGGTGGGTactgggggggcactggtgAGCCCCCCTCCCACCATTCCCCCCCGCCTGACCCTCTCCCAGTGCTTGGGGGTTACTGGTGGGTACTGGGTGTTACTGGTGAGCCCCCCTCCCACCATTCCCCCCCGCCTGACCCTCTCCCAGTGCTTGGGGGTTACTGGTGGCTACTGGGTGTTACTGGTGAGCCCCCCTCCCACCATTCCCCACCCACCTGACCCTCTCCCGGTGCTTGGGGGTTACTGGTGGGTACTGGGTGTTACTGGTGAGCCCCCCTCCCACCATTCCCCCCCGCCTGACCCTCTCCCAGTGCTTGGGGGTTACTGGTGGCTACTGGGTGTTACTGGTGAGCCCCCCTCCCACCATTCCCCCCCCGCCTGACCCTCTCCCAGTGCTTGGGGGTTACTGGGGGCTactgggggggcactggtgAGCCCCCCTCCTACCATTCCACCCCCACCTGACCTTCTCCCGGTGCTTGGGGGTTACTGGGGGCTactgggggggcactggtgAGCACCCCTCCCACCATTCCCCCCCCGCCTGACCCTCTCCCAGTGCTTGGGGGTTACTGGGGGCTactgggggggcactggtgGGCACgtcccccagcatccccccccTCTCCCGTCCCCCCCAGGGCGCAGCGGCGGCGCGATGAGCCCCTGGGTCCCCGCCCCCGCCAGCAGGATGTTCTTCGCCCTGGCCCTGGCCTGCGCCAGCCCCTTCTTGGCGCCGCGGCCGGAGGGGAACCGGCGGGCGCTGAACGTCGCCGTCATCCTCAGCGGAGCCTCCTacggccccgccgggccccgcctGGCGCCCGCCGCCTTCCGCGACTTCTCGTTGGACGTCAACCCCGTCGGGGTGGTGTTGAACGACACCAACCCGCGGAGTTTGATCGTTCGCCTGTGCGACGTCCTCTCCTCCCTCCGCATCCACGGCGTCGTCTTCGAGGACGACGCCCGCTCCGAGGCCGTGGCGCAAATCCTCGACTTCATCTCGGCCCAGACCTCGGTGCCCATCATCGGCATCAACGGCGGCTCCGCCATCGTCCTCACGCCCAaggtggggcagggtggggtgcTCGGGGGGCACCCCGCTCTCCCCAGCCTTTTCTAGGGGTACCCGACTGTCCCCAACCACGTCCAGGGTCACCTGGTTGTTCCCAACCCAACCCCAACCGTGTCTAGGGCAGCCCGACTGTCCCTAACGCGACTGTCCTCAACCCCCGCCATGTCTAGGGTCACCCACGTGTCCCCAGTCTGACTGTCCCCAACCCCCGCCATGTCTAGGGTCACCCACATGTCCCCAGCCTGACTGTCCCCAACCCCCGCCATGTCTAGGGTCACCCACATGTCCCCAGTCTGACTGTCCCCAACCCCAGTTCTATCTGGAGTCACCCAAATATCCCCCCAACTGCACCTAGAGCCACCATGACTGTCCCCAGCCCAACCCCAATCACATCCAAAGCCACCCGACTGTCCCCATACTGACTGTCCCCAACCCCAATCACGTCCAGAGCCACCCGACTGTCCCAAAACTGACTGTCCCCAACCCCAACCACATCCAGAGCCACCCGACTGTCCCCAAACCGACTGTTCCGATCCCCAACCACATCCAGAGCCACCTGACTGTCCCCAAACCGACCGTCCCCAACCCCAACCATGTCCAGAGCCACCTGATTGCCCCCAAATTGACTGTCCCCAACCCCAACTGTCCCCATCCATGTCCAGAGCCACTCGACTGTCCCCAAAACGACTGTCCCCAACCCCAACTGTACCCAGACCTGCCATGACTGTCCCCAAACCGACTGTCCCCGGCCCCAACCATGTCCAGAGCCACCTGACTGTCCCCAAACCGACCGTCCCCAACCCCAACTGTCCCCAACCATGTCCAGAGCCACCCAACTGTCCCCAAACTGACTGTCCCCAACCCCAACTGTCCCCAACCATGTCCAGAGCCACCTGACTGTCCCCAAACCGACTGTCCCCAACCCCAACTGTCCCCAACCATGTCCAGAGCCACCTGACTGTCCCCAAACTGACTGTCCCCAACCCCAACTGTACCCAGACCTGCCATGACTGTCCCCAAACTGACTGTGTCCCCCCGCCCACCACATCCAGAGCCGCTCAACTGTCCCAAAACCAACTGTCCCCAACCCCAGCCATGTCCAGAGCCACCCGACTGTCCCCAACCTGACTGTCCCCAACCCCAGCCATGTCCAGAGCCACCCGACTGTCCCCAGATTGACTGTCCCCGGCCCCAACCACATCCAGAGCCACCCGACTGTCCCCAAACTGACCGTCCCCAACCCCAACTGTCCCCAACCATGTCCAGAGCCACCCAATTGCCCCCAAACTGACTGTCCCCAACCCCAACTGTCCCCAACCATGTCCAGAGCCACCCGACTGTCCCCAAACTGACTGTCCCCAACCCCAACTGTACCTAGACCTGCCATGACTGTCCCCAAACTGACTGTCCCCGGCCCCAACTGTCCCCAACCATGTCCAGAGCCACCCGACTGTCCCCAAACTGACTGTCCCCAACCCCAACTGTCCCCAACCATGTCCAGAGCCACCCGACTGTCCCCAAACTGACTGTCCCCAACCCAACTGTACCCAGACCTGCCATGACTGTCCCCAAACTGACTGTCCCCAGCCCCAACTGTCCCCACCACATCCAGAGCCACCCGACTGTCCCCAAACCGACTGTCCCCAACCCCAACTGTCCCCAACCATGTCCAGAGCCACCCAATTGCCCCCAAACTGACCGTCCCCAACCCCAACCACCTCCAGAGCCACCTGACTGTCCCCAAACCGACTGTCCCCAACCCCAACTGTCCCCAACCACATCCAGAGCCAGCCAACTGCCCCCAACCCGACTCCAACCCCATCTGGAACCACCGGCCGTCCCCGTCACCACCCTCGTcaccctctccccacccccgcagGAGAAGGGCTCCACCTTCCTCCAGCTGGGCTCCTCCAccgagcagcagctgcaggtgaTCTTCGAGGTGTTGGAGGAGTACGACTGGACGGCCTTCGCCGTCGTCACCACCCTCTTCCCGGGCTACGAAGACTTCGTGGATTACGTGGAGGTTTTAACCGACAGCAGCTTCATCGGCTGGGAACACCGCGGCGTCCTGACCCTCAACCTGACCGACGACCCGAGGGAACGCGGTTGCGCCGGCAGCTGCGCGAGGTCAGCGCCCAAATCCGCCTCCTCTACTGCTCGCGGGAAGAAGCCGAGGCCATTTTCCGAGCGGCGCGAGACGCCGGTTTAACCGGTCCCGGTTACATCTGGTTCGTCGTCGGTACGAACCTCGGCGGAAGCGATCAATTACCCGAACACCTCCCGGCCGGTTTGTTCGCGGTGTTGTCGGCCGGTTGGCGGGACGACCTGCAACACCGCGTGCACAACGGGGTGGCCATCGTGGCCAAGGGCGCCGAGGCTCTGCTGCGCGATTACGGTTTCATCCCCGAGTTCAACAACGATTGCCGGGCGCCCAACGTCACCCAGATCAACGACAACCTCCACCGGTGAGGGCGGCGGAACCGCCGGCGCCTGTCGCCTCGGGGAGGTGACAGCCCCGTCACGGTGTTGCGTCCCTGCCAGGTACTTCATGAACATCACCTGGGGGCAGAAGGATTTCTCCTTCAACGAGGACGGTTACCTCGTCAACCCCTCGCTGGTTGTGATCTCCCTCAACAAGGAGCGCAGCTGGGAGGTGGTGAGCGTCCCCGACGCCTGTGCCGCGTCCCTGCGCTGTCACCGTTCCCCCTGGGGGCGCCTGTCTGTTCCTCGCGGTGTTTGTCATTCCGGTCACGGTGACGTCCGGGCTGTCAGCCTGACGGCGCCGGCTCCGCTCGCCAGCGCCGTGTCCCCTCCCCGGGGAGGGGGTTGCGGTACCATCTGGCGTTGACCCCCTCACCCCCCGCCGTCGCGGTGTCGCGCTGCCTTGTCACAGCACCGCGTCCCCGCGGGGGTGACGGTGACGCAGAAACTCAGCCCGTCGCCTCGGCGCGGTGACGCCTCCGGGGACCCTCCCTCCACCCGTTCCCCCCGAGGTGACCCCGCGTCCGTCTGTCCGGATGGGGGTGGGGTCTGTCCGGCTGTGGGGTCTCTCTGGCTGTAGGGCCGTCACGGTGACATCGGACCGTCCCCGGCGGTGACAGCCCCCCTGAGCATGACGCAGGCGTTGTCCCT
It encodes:
- the LOC142051494 gene encoding LOW QUALITY PROTEIN: glutamate receptor ionotropic, NMDA 2D-like (The sequence of the model RefSeq protein was modified relative to this genomic sequence to represent the inferred CDS: inserted 1 base in 1 codon; deleted 1 base in 1 codon) gives rise to the protein MSPWVPAPASRMFFALALACASPFLAPRPEGNRRALNVAVILSGASYGPAGPRLAPAAFRDFSLDVNPVGVVLNDTNPRSLIVRLCDVLSSLRIHGVVFEDDARSEAVAQILDFISAQTSVPIIGINGGSAIVLTPKEKGSTFLQLGSSTEQQLQVIFEVLEEYDWTAFAVVTTLFPGYEDFVDYVEVLTDSSFIGWEHRGVLTLNLTDDXEGTRLRRQLREVSAQIRLLYCSREEAEAIFRAARDAGLTGPGYIWFVVGTNLGGSDQLPEHLPAGLFAVLSAGWRDDLQHRVHNGVAIVAKGAEALLRDYGFIPEFNNDCRAPNVTQINDNLHRYFMNITWGQKDFSFNEDGYLVNPSLVVISLNKERSWEVVGSWEHRILRMKYPVWSRYGKFLQPVDDDQHLTVATLEERPFVIVESIDPATGTCIRDSVPCRKQLNRTASSPSEPALFEKKCCKGFCIDILKRLARALGFTYDLYLVTNGKHGKKIDGVWNGMVGE